GACCGGGGCCACCCGCAGCGGCTGTCGTGGTCGGACGCGCTGGTGGTGCTGGCGCTGATGGCGGCGCTGACGGGGCTCAACGGCTTCCTGCTGGGCCCGCTGGTGACGCCCGTCGCCGCTCCGTTCCTCCAGGAGCGCAGCATGGGGCTGCACACCACCTGCGTGCTGATGCTGCTGGCCATGGGCACGCTGTGCGCCCGGCCGGAGCTGGGACTGATGGCGCGGCTCACCCGGGACACGCTGGGCGGCTTCGTGGCGCGGCGGCTGGTGCCGGTGACACTGCTGGGGCCGCCGGTGCTGGGGCTGACGCTGGTGTTGATCCACCTGACGGGCGGGCTCAGCCACGACGCGAAGCTGCCCCTCTTCGCCACGGTGGTGGCCGCTGGCGGCGTCACGTTGGTGCTGCTGGCGGCGCGGGCGCTGGACGTCCTGGACACCGAACGCATGCGGGCCACCGCCGCGCTGGAGGCCTCCGAGGAGCGCTTCCGCACCTTCCTGGACACCGCGCCGGACCCCATGGTGGTGGTGGACGCCAGCGGCCGCGTGCGCTTCGCCAATGCGGAAGCCGAGCGCGTCTTCGGCTACCGCCGAGAGGCCCTGCTGGCCCGCGAGGTGGAGCTGCTCGTGCCGGAGGGGCTCCACGGCCCGGCCTCCGCCGGCGAGGGCCCGGAGCGCGCCAGGGGCGGGCGGCTGGTGTCCGGGCAGCGGCAGGACGGCACCAGCGTGCCGCTGGAGGTGCGGCTGAGCCCGCTGGAGGGCGAGGACGACGCCACGCGCATCGCCATCCTGCGTGACGTCACCGAGCGCCGGGACCTGGAGAAGCTGCGCGAGGAGTACGTGGGGCTCATCTCCCACGACCTGCGCAACCCGCTGAACACCATCAACCTGCGCGCCCACCTGCTCCAGCGCGCGCTGCACGAGCGGAAGCTGGAGCGCGAGGGCGTCATGGCCCAGGCCATCATCCACAACGTGGAGTGGATGAGCACGATGATCGAGGAGCTGCTGGAGGGGTCGCGGCTGGAGTCCGGCCGGGTGAACCTGCGCCGCGAGGCGCGCGACCTGGGCCGCTTCCTGGAGGAGGTGCTGGAGCGCGACGTGCCGCCCGACGCGCGCGAGCGCTTCCGGCTGCACCTGGCGGATCCGCTGCCGCCGGTGCCCATGGACGCCGCGCGGCTGGAGCGCGTGGTGACCAACCTGCTGACCAACGCGCTCAAGTACAGCCCCACGGGGACGCCGGTGGACGTGCGGCTCTCCGCCGTGCACGACCACGCCGTGGTGTCGGTGACCAACCAGGGCGCGGGCCTGTCTCCCAGGGACGCGGCGCGCCTGTTCGACAAGTACTACCGCACGGAGGACGGCCGCTCGGCGGACGGCAAGGGGCTGGGTCTGGGGCTCTACATCAGCCGGCTCATCGTGGAGGCCCACGGTGGCCACATCTGGGTGGAGAGCGAGCCGGACCGGGGCGTCACCTTCTTCTTCAGCGTGCCCCTGGAAGCCCCCGCCGCCCCCACGGCGCCTGAACCGCTGCGCCAGCGCGCGGGCTAGCGCGGCGCGAACCAGCGCGGCAGCCAGTCCGCGCCCTTCGCCGTGGTGAGCCGCGTCTGGCCGGTGCCGTCCGGGCGCATGAGGTACAGGTCGGTGTCGCCGTCGCGCTCGGAGACGAACACCAGCGCCTTGCCGTCCGGGCTCCAGGCCGGCATGTCGTCGCGGTGCTGTCCGTCCGTCAGCGCCACCGGCGCGCCTCCCGCCACGTCCGCCACCCAGATGCGGCTCTTGCCGTCCGCAAGCCGGGCCACGTACGCCACGCGCTTGCCGTCCGGACTGAAGACCGCCTCGCGCTCGTCACCCGCGAAGCCTTCTCCGGACAGGGCGCGCAGGTCCGCGCCGTCCGCGCGCACCAGGTACACGCGCTCCTTGCGCTCGCGGTTGCTCACGAACAGCAGCCACCTGCCGTCCGGGCTCCACTGCGGCGTCCGGTCCTCCATGTAGAACGTGGTGATGCGGCGGGGCTCGCCCGCGCCGTCCGCTCGGAAGACGTAGACCTCCGGATCCCCGTCGCCGCTGCACACGCACGCCACCTCCGTGCCGTCCGGGGACACCGCGGGCTCGAAGCAGCCCGCCTGCACGTGCGTCAGTTGCGTGTCCACCGCGTTCGCCTGGGGCAGCACGCGCACCACGTCGCTGAAGCCCTGCGCGTCGGACTCCGCCACGAGCCACGTGCCGTCCGGCGCCCAGCTCGCGTTGCGCGCCCGGGGCCGGGGCGGATGCAGCGCCACCTGGCGGCCTCCCTCGAGCGGCTGCAGGCGCAGCTGCTGGAAGACGCGCCCGTTCGCCTCGCCCGACGCAATCACCAGCAGCGTGCGGCCGTCCGGCGACGGCGGGCCGGGATATTCGTCCTCCGGCGCGGAGGTGACCTGCGTCTCTTCTCCGGCGGGCGTCACCCGCCAGACGTCCTTCTGTCCCGCCCTTTCGGAGAGGAAGACGATGGTGCCCGGCAGGGCCCGCCGCTCCGCCTCCGACAGGGCGCCGGGCGCCGGGACCGCCGCAGCGCCGCCGCAGCGGCCCTGACAGCCCATGGCGCCCAGCATGGCGAGCACGGCCCACCACCGCCGTGCCCGCGAGGGCCCGGAACGCTTCCGTCGTTCAAGGCCCTCGGGCATCACGTCAGCGCACCCGGACGGCGTCGGCCATGACCACGTAGCCCGGGGTCGTCCAGCGGCTCAGCTGCACCTTGTTCCAGCCCGCGGAGAAGCTGTACGTGCCCAGCGTCACCCACTTGCCGCCGTTGGTCTGCTGGTTGACGGACACGCGGCCCACCTCGGAGCCCGCCGCGTTGTAGGCGATGAACGGCGCCGTGGGGGAGCGGTTCGTGCCGGCCACCCACCAGGCGTCGACCGTGCGCGTCTGCGCGGTGGGCAGGTAGAACTCGAACGTGGCCGGCGCGGAGATGGCCTCCGTGGCCGCGTAGTAGTAGCCGCTGCCGTAGTAGCCGGCGCTGTAGCCGTCCGACCACGCGCCCGTCAGCGAGAACCTCGCCTTGGAGGCGTCGTTGTTCGCGCTGTTGCTGTCGATGATGATCTCACCGGTCGGCGTCGTGGTGCCGCAGTAGCTGTTGATCTTGCTGATGTACGACGACCACGGCCAGTTGGGGCCCGGATCCGTGCGCGTCGCCGGCTGCAACCGGCCGTGCGCCACGATGTGGTAGCTGTCCTTGATGATGGCGTTGTCGCGCGCGATGTCGCACGACAGCTTCGCGGACGCGTCAATCTGCCCGGCCGGGAAGGACGTCTGGCTGGCGTAGCCGCCGTGCTCGATGCCGATGGTGAAGTGGTTGGCCGACACGCCGTTGAGCCAGCTCTCCCTGCCGCCGTTGAGCGACGAGTCGTACGTCGCGCCAATGTGCCACCCGCGGCTGGCCTCGCGCACCAGCTGGGAGACCTCGCTGCCGCTCTCGTTCACCACGTAGTGCGCGCTCACGCCCGAGGCGCTGTTGGTGAGCCAGCTCCAGCAGGACGAGTAGCTGCCCTCACAGGTGTGGATGATGATCATCGACGGGTCGCCCGTGCTGCCGGAAGGGCGCGCGTTGTAGTTGGGCGACGGGCGCCACACGGCCGCCCCGTAGTCCGGGCCCGCCGCCATGGCGCGCACCTGGGGACGCGCGAACTTCGCCTCCACCTTCACGGGCTCCAGCGACACGGCCACCGAGCCGTCCTGGTTGAGCTCCACCGCGCCCTCGTTCATCACCGCGTACACGGAGCGGTGCACGTGCTCCGCCTGCGCCTCCGGGTTGGTGATGCCGCTCAGCTGCGCCACCACCGGCGCCCACGCGGCCAGGTCCCCGCGCTCCACCTTCGCGTCCGTGGCCAGCTGGGACAGTCGCGCCGCGCCGGCGCGCAGGTTGGAGAGCGCGTCCGTGCGCGCCTCCTCCGCCGTCACGCCCGCCAGCGCCGCGCCCTGCTCCAGGTCCTCACCGCGCAGCGCCATCAGGCCGAACGCCGGCTGCTGGCCCGGGAACTCCGCCTCGCCCCGCACCATCTGCCAGCGCGTCTCCGCGTAGGAGACCGCCTTGAGCAGCTCCACCGGGACGTTGAACTCCTGGGCGGCCTGCGCGAACAGCGGATCCAGCTCACGCGGCAGCGTGCTGCCCGCCGTGTCCGGGGAGGGCTGCGACGGCGTCTCGGCCGGAGGGGCCTCGGTGGGCTGCGCCTGGGGACCACACGCGGAGAGCACCAGGGCGACGGCCGCCGCCGCGAAGGGATTGCGGAAGGTTGACATGAGGGGACTCCAAATTCGGGGGAGGGACTCCACGCCTTCTCAGCACCGTGCGTGCCAGCCGCTTCCATCCCGTCACCTTCGTCCAGTTTTCTTCCGCGACCGGTGCATGCATGCTCCACCCGCACCCGGCGCGCGGCGTCCCTGGCGACCTCAAACACCTGAAATCACGGAATTGCCTACATCTCTGGACCCGCTGTTTCCACGCGGAGTCCGGCATGGTGCATGGATGCCGCACTGCCGTGTTTCAGGACATCCGTGACGTAACGTTTTGTTACACCATTTCTTGTATTAATCACTATTTGAACCATTGGCGGACGGTGGCGGAAGGCCGTCCGGACGGGCGCCGCGCTGGAAGGGCCGACATGGGGCCAGGGCATCCGCTATGACGCCAGCATCATGCGGCTCTTCGGTATTGGCGACACGCACCTGCCCTCCACCCGGCAGAAGGACATGCACCGCTTCGGCTGGACGGACCACCCGCTGCCCCTGCAGCGCGCGTGGGACGAACGGGTGCGGCCGGAGGACGCGGTCATCGTCGCGGGTGACATCTCCTGGGCCACCCGTCCCCACGAGGTGATGGAGGACCTGGCGTGGCTGGACGCGCGGCCGGGGCGCAAGGTGCTGGTGCGCGGCAACCACGACTACTGGTGGGGCGACTCCGCGTCCAAGCTGCGCAAGCTGCTGGAGCCGTTCCGCACGCTGGAGGGCTTCCTCCACAACAACGCGGTGGTGCTGGGCCCGTGGGTCATCGCCGGCACGCGGCTGTGGACCGCGCCGGAAGCGCCGCCCATGCCCGGCGGGGAGATGGGCGACGAGCAGGGGGACTCCGGCTACGTGGAGCGTGAGACGCGCCGGCTCAACACGTCGCTGGAGGACGCGCTCAAGAAGGAGGCGGCCCACCCCACGCCGCTCACCCGCATCGTCGCGGTGCACTTCCCGCCCGTGTACGCGAACGAGCGGGCCACCGCCTTCAGCGCCCCCATCGAAGCGTTCGCCCCCAAGGTGTGCGTGTACGGCCACCTGCACTCGAGCGGCATCCCCGCGGGCTTCACCGGCGAACGGGCCGGCGTGCGCTACGTGCTCGCGTCCTGCGACGCGGCCGGCTTCGCGCCGGTGCTGCTGGACGAGCGCTGACGGGCCCCCGGCCGGGAGCGCGAATGCCCCTCCGGACCTGCCGCGTTGGCCCGGGCACCGGACATGGGAGGTCGGGACGGGTGCGACGCCCGGTGAAGCGCTTTGTCGACAGGTGAACCAGGGCCATTAAGCTGGCCCCGGGTTCGCCCGTGAACCAAGGAGTGGAAGTCATGCCGTCGGACAAGGCCGAACTCGCCGCCCGGATCGCCATCCTCCAGTCGGGGGACTCCATCCGTGGGCTCATCTTCAAGTCCGTCTTCGGCCTGGTGCAGCAGCACGCGGGCGCCATCGGCATGGAGCAGCTGCGCGTGGGGGAGCTGAACCACGACTACGCGGAGCTGCGCTCGTACCCGGCGCGGGAGTTCCTCACGCTCTTGTACAACACGGCGGACCTGCTGGAGGGCGCGCTCGGCGCCCAGGACGCGGTGTTCCACGCGTGCGGCGAGGTGAGCATCACCCGCTACTCCACCGGGCCGGGGATGCTGGTGTTCGGCATCATCTCCCGGGGTGATCCGCAGAAGCTCTTCGCGGGCGCGCAGATGGCGTACAGCGCGGCGGTGTCCTACGGCAACCGCGAGTACCTCACGACGGGCCCCAAGTCCGGCACCCTGCGCATGCGCCGGGACATGATGCCGCCCGCGTACCACGTGGGCATCCTCACCGGTTCGCTGAAGGTGTTGGGACTGACGGGCAAGGCCACCGCGAAGCCGCAGGGCATCGACCGCGTGGACTACGACATCGAGTGGACCTGAAGCGGGACGCGGGGCCGCGCGTCGACAGCGCTTCGGGTGCGCTCCAGACGGACTTCAGGGGACCTCAGTCGACGCGGGTGTAGGTCACGTCCAGCTGCGCCACCACGCGCTCGCCCACGGACGCCCAGCAGGCGAAGGTGTGGTCCGCGCCGCGCACGCGGGTGCGGTGCGCGCCGAACACCACCGTCTGGCCCGCGTAGGCCAGGCTGTCCGCGGACAGCTTCACGTCCCTGGCCACGAAGCGGGCGCCCGGCGCGCGCTCCAGCGAGCGGCCCAGCGTGGTCGCCATGCGCGTCATGCCGCCCGCGACGACGGCCACCGGCATCACCGGGTGCATGGCGAAGTGGCCCTTGCACAGCTCCGGGGTGACGACGAGCGAGGAGCGCATGATGTCGCCCTCCATGCGGAAGTCCTGGAGGTCCAGCGGCTTGCTGTACGGGTTCTGCCGCAGCTTCGCCCACTCCTCCGGGGTGCGCTGCACGGTGTCCGCGGGGCGCGGCTCGCGGCGCATCTCCTGGCGCGCCTCGCCGAACAGGCGGGTGAAGGCGGCGGCGGACAGCACGTTGTAGTCCACCTCCAGCTTGAACAGCGGCGTGCCGTCCGACGAGGACAGCAGCGTGCGCGCCGTGCAGGTGCGCTTGCCCGTGTACTCCGCCTGCGCCAGCGCCCAGAGCATGTCCGTGGCGCGCTCCTGCGCGGTGGGCGAAAGCCACTGACCGCGCGCCGCGCTGGCCAGGTAGAAGTGCTGCCCGTCCTTGGGCGCCACCAGCGCCGCGCCGCACGAACCCAGGATGGCCAGGTGCCGGCCCGCCTCGCCCAGGCCCAGCGGCATCGCCTCCGCGTCCGGCGCCATCTGCACCGGCACGCGCGCCACCACCTCGCCCGGCAGCACCGTCACGTCCTTCAGCGCGAAGTACGGGTCCCGCACGCAGATGCGCGGGTACAGCTCCTGCGCGCTCAGCACCGTGTACGGCGCCGCCTCCGACAGGGGCATCCGGGGCTCGGCCATCCACGGCATGACGGACTTCACCGCGGAGACAGCCGGGGACGACACGGGAGCGGGGGCGATGGCCTGGAGCATGGAAGGGCTGACCTCGTTTCAGACGCCGGGTGCCGGGGGACACCTGGCCGCAGGGTAACCAAGTTCTATTGCGCTGGGACAGTACTTTTCTCTGCCCCGCGAAAAGATTCTCGATTCATCGACGAAAGTGTTGCTGCTCTGCCGTATTTTTCTACCTGAACCGGAAAAAACGGACGGGGACGCTGCAATTTGAAGCAGGCAAGCCCCTGCGTAAAGGGCTGTCTGGCAGCCAGTTCTCAACGCCCCCGGGTCGAAACGACCCCTCCCTTGAGAACCCTGTCCATGTCTTTTCAGGGGGTTACGAGGCGGAATAAACCTCAAGCCCTGTAAAACACGTGCAGCACCGGCCGAGTAGCTTTTCTACTCCTGGGGTGAAGTCCCGGTGCGGCACGGGGCCGGATTACAGCTCCACCTGACTTCCCAGCTCCACCACGCGGTTGGGCGGAATCCGGAAGTAGGCGGTGGCGCTGCGGGCGTTGCGGCTCATCCAGGTGAAGAGGGCCTCGCGCCAGACAGCCATCCCGGGCTTCTTGGTGGGGATGAGCGTTTCGCGGCCCAGGAAGAAGCTGGTGCCCATGAGCTGGAACTGGAGGCCCTTCTCCCGGCAGCGCTTGAGGATGTCCGGGATGCTGGGGTTCTCCATGAAGCCGTAGCGGGCCACGACGCGCACGAAGCCCTGCTCCATGGGCTCCACCTCCACGCGCTCCTGGGCCACCACGTGGGGAATCTCCTCCGGGATGATGGTGAGGAGCACCACCTGCTCATGGAGGATCTTGTTGTGCTTCAGGTTGTGCAGGAGCGCGGGCGGGGTGCCTTCCGGGTTGCCCGTCATGAAGATGGCGGTGCCGGGCACGCGCAGGGGCGGGTGGTCCCCGAAGCTGCCCAACAGGTCCTTGAGGCCCAGGCTGGCCGCGCGCAGCTTGCCGGCGAGGATGTCCCGGCCGCGCTTCCAGGTGGTCATCAGCGTGAAGATGCAGACGGCGAGCAGCAGCGGGAACCAGCCGCCGTCGGGGATCTTCGCCACGTTGGCGCCGAAGAAGGCCAGGTCCACCAGCATGAAGAGGCTGGCGATGGGCAGGGCCACGGCGCGGCGGACGCCCCAGCGCTCGCGGGCCACCACGTAGGCCAGCATGGTGGTGATGCCCATGGTCGTCGTCACCGCGATGCCGTACGCGGCCGCCAGCCGGCTGGAGGAGCCGAAGCCGAGCACCAGCGCGATGACGCCCACCAGCAGCGCCGCGTTGATGCCGGGCAGGTAGATCTGCCCCATCTCCTCCGCGGACGTGTGCACCACCTCCATGCGCGGGCAGTAGCCCAGCTGCATGGCCTGCCGGGTGGTGGAGAAGGAGCCGGAGATGAGGGCCTGGGACGCGATGACGGCCGCGGCGGTGGACAGGGCGACCAGCGGATACAGGGCCCAGTCCGGGGCCAGGAGGAAGAAGGGGTTTCGGGCGGCCTCCGCGTGGCGCAGGAGCAGCGCGCCCTGGCCCAGGTAGTTGAGCACCAGGGACGGCAGCACCAGCCCGAACCAGGCCCGCCGGATGGGCTTCGCGCCGAAGTGGCCCATGTCCGCGTAGAGCGCCTCGCCGCCCGTCACCACCAGGATGACGGCGCCCAGCACCAAGAAGCCGTGCCACCCGTTGTCCATGAAGAACTGCACGCCGTGCACGGGCGATAGCGACCAGAGCACCGCGGGGTTGTGCAGCAGCTCCTTCACGCCCAGCACCGCCAGCACCAGGAACCACACGGTCATCAGGGGGCCGAACACCGAGCCGATGCCCGCCGTGCCCTTGCGCTGCACCATGAACAGCAGCAGCAGGATGACGAGCGAGATGGGAATCACGTACGGCTGGAAGACGGGGGTGGCCACGCTCAGGCCCTCCACCGCGCTCATCACGGAGATGGCCGGGGTGATGACGCCGTCGCCATAGATGAGCGCCGCGCCGAAGAGGCCCAGCGTGATGAGCACGGGCCGCGCGCGGTGGGACTGGCCCCGGGGCCGGTGCATCGCCAGCGCCATCAGCGCGAGGATGCCGCCCTCGCCCCGGTTGTCCGCGCGCATCACGAAGATGATGTACTTCACCGACACGACGATGATGAGCGACCACACGATGAGCGACAGCACGCCCAGGACGTTGGCCGGCGTGGGCGTGACGCCGTGCGCTCCGGTGAAGCATTCGCGCAGCGCGTAGAGCGGACTGGTTCCAATGTCTCCGTAGACGATGCCCAGCGCGCTCAGGGCGAGCATCGCGATGCGTTTGGGAGATTCCGGCCCCTCCGAAGGGGCGGCCGGTGATTCCGGGGGTGTGTTCACGGCCCCCGCTTTAGCCGAACCCGGGCCCGGAGCAACCGGCGCCTTGCCGCTCCTTTGGTTTCCAGCCGCTCCGGGTGTTCCCATGTGCGCGCTTGGACGCCCTGCCCTTGAGGGTGCCGGGCCGCGGAACGAGACAGGTGCCCGTCACCAACGCTTCCGGTGGGTGGGTGTCGAGCATCCGCAGAAGTCAGGGATGGCGGGACCTGGGACGCAGAGCGCCGCGAGCGGGGGCGTGTTCCCATGGCGGGTGCAACGGGGGGACGTGGCATGACGATGGTCGCAACCAGACTGGGGGAGGCGCGGCAGTACGGGGCGCGGCTTCCGGAGATTGAAGAGCGGCTGGCGCTGCTGGCGGAGGCCTCGCGGGTGCTGGCGGACGCGTCGCTGGAGCCCCCGGCGGTGATGGAGCGGCTGTGCGGGTTGGTGGTGCCGCTGCTCGGCTCCGCGTGCGCGCTGCGGCTGTTGTCGGAGGACGGGCTGTGGCTGCGCACGGTGGCGTCGGCGGCGGCGGTGCCGGAGGCGCGCGTGCGGCTGCAGGCGCTGTTCTCCCAGCGGGTGCGCGCGGACGAGGGCGTGGCGGCGGAGGTGCTGGACACGGGCGTGGCGCAGGGAGTGGAGGCGGTGCTGGTGCTGCCGCTGAGGGCCCGGGGGAGAGCGCTGGGGACGCTGACGGTGTGGCGGGAGGCGCCGGAGCCGGCGTCGTTCGAGTCGGCGGAGCAGCTGCTGCTCCAGGAGCTGGCGGACCGGGCGGCGTTGGCGCTGGACGTGGCGCGGGCGTACGCGTCCGAGCGGCAGGCGCGACAGGCGGCGGAGGTGGCGGCGGGAAGGCTCGCGCGGTTGCAGCACGTCACCGCGGAGCTGTCGGAGGCGCTCACCGCGGCGCGCGTGGCGGAGGTGGTGCTGGAGCAGGGGCTGACGGTGGCGGACGCGAAGGCCGGGGCGCTGTGGGGCGTGGCGCCGGACGCGATGAGCGCCGCGCTCCTGCGCTGCGCGGGCTGCACGCCGGACGCGGCGGAGCGGCTGAAGCGGATGCCCCTGGAGGAGGACTCGCCGGTGGCGCGGGTGCTGCGCGAGTCGCGGCCGGTGTGGCTGACGGCGGAGGACGCGTTGTCGGGGTCGGAGCGGCCGGCGAACTCGTCCGCGTGTCTGCCGCTGGTGGCGGACGGGCGGGTGCTGGGGGCGCTGGTGTTCACCTTCGGCCTGCCGCACGGGTTCGACGACGACGAGCGGGCCTTCCTCCAGTTGGTGGCGCACCACGCGGCGCAGGCGCTGGCGCGGGCGCGGCTGCTGGAGCGCGAGCAGCGGGCGCGGGCGGCGCTGCGCGAGGCGCATGGGACGCTGGAGGCCATCATCCAGGCGAGCCCCACGGCCATCATGCTGTTGGATCCGGACGGCACGGTGCGGCTGTGGAATCCGGCCGCGGAGCGGATGCTGGGATGGACGGCGGAGGAGGTGCTGGGGAAGGTGCTGCCGGCCGTGCCGCCGGAGCACTGGGAGGCGTTCCGCCACGGCCTGGAGCGCGCCACGCGGGGCACGGTGCTGGACGGCGCACCGCTGGCGGCGCGGCGGCGCGACGGTGGCGCGGTGCAGGTGGCCATGTGGACGGGGCGCGTGCACCCGGCGAGCGGACCACCGCAGTGCCTGAGCGTGATGGTGGACATCACCGAGCGCCAGCGCGGCGAGGCGGCGCAGCGCTTCCTCGCGGAGGCCGGCGGGGTGCTGGCGGGGAGTCTGGAAGAAGAGGAGACGCTGGAGCGCGTGGCGCACCTGGCGGTGCCGCAGTACGCGGAGGCCTGCGGCGTGTTCCTGGAGGACGAGTCCGGCGGCGTGCGCTGCGTGGCCACGGCGGGCGTCGGGGACGGCGAGGTGCCCCCCCCGGGGCTCGCGGTGGTGTCGCGGGTCATCCAGTCCGGGAGGCCGGAGTCGCGCTCGGGGCTGTCGGAGGGGGACCCGTCGTACGCGCGGGCGGGCGGGACGTGCGCGTACCTGTGCGTGCCGCTGCGGGTGCGCGGGCACACGCTGGGGGCGCTGACGTTCGTCACGTCGAAGGGGGCGTACGACGCGCAGGACCTGGCGCTGGCGCAGGAGCTGGCGCGGCGGGCGGCGCTGGCGCTGGACAACGCGAGCCTCTACCGGGACGCGCGTCAGGCCATCCGCCTGCGCGAGGAGTTCCTGTCCATCGCGAGCCATGAGTTGAAGACGCCCATCAGCGCGCTGCAGCTCCAGGTGCAGAGCCTGCTGGCGGGGCTGACGAAGTCGGGAGCGGCCTTCGACCCGGAGCGGCTCAAGCGCGGCCTGGAGCGGGTGGACCGGCAGGTGAAGCGGCAGACCTTGCTGGTGAACGACCTGCTGGACGTGTCCCGCTTGAGCGCGGGGAAGCTGGAGCTGGTGCTGGAGCCCCTGGAGCTGGGGACGCTGGTGCGGGAGGTGGCCGAGCGCTTCGAGCAGGAGTACGCGCGCTCGGGGACGCCGCTGGAGCTGTCGCTGGCGCCGGAGGTGGTGGGGCAGTGGGACCGGCTGCGGTTGGATCAGGTCTTCACCAACCTGTTCTCCAACGCGCTGAAGTACGGGCGGGGCAACCCGGTGCACGTGTCGCTGGAGGTGGAGGAAGACCGGGCCCGGCTGCGGGTGAAGGACGGCGGCATCGGCATCGCGAAGGAGCACCTGCCGCGCCTGTTCCACCGCTTCGAGCGCGCGGTGTCCGAGCGCAACTACGGCGGCTTCGGGCTGGGGCTGTGGATCGCCCGCCAGATTGTCGAGGCGATGGGCGGCCACATTGAAGTGGAGAGCGTCCTGGGCGAGGGCTCCACGTTCATCGTGGAGCTGCCGCGGGGCTAGCGGTGGAAGGCGGGGAGTCCTTCCGCGATGAAGCCGCAGCCGCGCTGGGATTCGCGGCGGTGGAGGACATGGCAGCGCTCGGGGGTGGGACAGTCGGTGTCGCGGGTGCAGGGCTGGAAGCAGTAGCCGCTGAGCTCATCGCAGGTGAGGCCCGGGCCGCAGGGCGACGTGTCATCGCAGCGGGCGCGGCACTCGAAGGCCATGGTTTCGAGCGTGGGCTCGGCGAAGCCGCGCAGGCAGTCCTGGTTCGCGGCGCAGGGCGCGTCGTCCAGGCAGGCGGGGCCCACGAAGGGGCGGCAGATGGGCACTTCGCCCGGGCCGTCCATTTCGCAGCGTTCGCCCCGGGGACAGGCGCGGTCGCGGCAGCTGGGGACGCAGGCGCCGCGGACGCGGTAGGGATTGGGAGCGCACTCGGTGCCGGTGGCGCAGGCGTCCGGGTCGTGCACGTCGCACGGCGGGCCGCAGAACTCATGGACGCAGAGGAGCCCCGGTGCGCAGCGGCCCTCCGGCTCCCGCGAATAGCCCGTGCAGCGCTCTCCGGCGCGCAGCGTTCCCTGCGGCACGCAGCGGCGCAGGGACTGGCCAGACGCGGACGTGTCCACGGGGTGGCAGGTGTCGGACGGGGTGCAGTCTGAAGCGTCATCGCAGAAGCGGTGCAGGGGCTGGCAGTCGCGAAAGCCGAAGTCCGGGTGGTGCGCGCACACGGTGTCGGCGGGGCACGCGTCGTCCGAGTCGCAGCGGTCCTCGCAGGCGAGCGAGCCCCGGGTGTCCGCGTGGCAGTTGGATGGGACGTGGGTGAGCCGGATGCCGTTGCTCAGCACGACGACGTCCGGAGGTTCGCTCCCTTCGCCGTCCAGGTCGTCGCTGGATTCGAGGCTCAGGTGGACGGGGTCATCCGAAAGGTCCGCCTGAGCGGTGAGGTCCGGTCCGGGCCACGCGAGCCACACGCCCGTGCCCACGGCGGTCACGAACGAGGTGAAGGCGATGAGGAGGCAGAGCCTGCGCGGAGTCACCGGATGGCCCTGCCCTTCATCACCGCCTCCTCAGGTCGCGGGGGCGAAGCCTACAGCGCCAGGAGCAGCAGCGACGCCTGCTCCGCGGGCGAGGCCGCGAGGAAGGCGTCCGGCAGCGTGATGACCGTGGGCGGCATGAACGAGCGGTCGCAGCTGCGCTTTCCCTCGTAGGTGCGACCCTCTTCCTTCGCCTTCAGCCGGTACGTGCAGTCGCGCACGTACACCGTCAGCTCCTGCGGTGACAGCGTCAGGTTGACGGGGCGCCCGTAGAAGCCGCCCTTCGCCTTCACCGCGTCGCCATCCTTCTTCACGTCCAGGTTCACCACCGCGGTCCCGATGTTGCCCTTCACCTTCTCGTCCTCCAGCTTCAGCGTCACCGGGGCGTCCGCCACGCGGCCTCGCAGCTCGCCGGGAAG
This DNA window, taken from Corallococcus coralloides DSM 2259, encodes the following:
- a CDS encoding potassium transporter Kup is translated as MGTPGAAGNQRSGKAPVAPGPGSAKAGAVNTPPESPAAPSEGPESPKRIAMLALSALGIVYGDIGTSPLYALRECFTGAHGVTPTPANVLGVLSLIVWSLIIVVSVKYIIFVMRADNRGEGGILALMALAMHRPRGQSHRARPVLITLGLFGAALIYGDGVITPAISVMSAVEGLSVATPVFQPYVIPISLVILLLLFMVQRKGTAGIGSVFGPLMTVWFLVLAVLGVKELLHNPAVLWSLSPVHGVQFFMDNGWHGFLVLGAVILVVTGGEALYADMGHFGAKPIRRAWFGLVLPSLVLNYLGQGALLLRHAEAARNPFFLLAPDWALYPLVALSTAAAVIASQALISGSFSTTRQAMQLGYCPRMEVVHTSAEEMGQIYLPGINAALLVGVIALVLGFGSSSRLAAAYGIAVTTTMGITTMLAYVVARERWGVRRAVALPIASLFMLVDLAFFGANVAKIPDGGWFPLLLAVCIFTLMTTWKRGRDILAGKLRAASLGLKDLLGSFGDHPPLRVPGTAIFMTGNPEGTPPALLHNLKHNKILHEQVVLLTIIPEEIPHVVAQERVEVEPMEQGFVRVVARYGFMENPSIPDILKRCREKGLQFQLMGTSFFLGRETLIPTKKPGMAVWREALFTWMSRNARSATAYFRIPPNRVVELGSQVEL
- a CDS encoding GAF domain-containing protein — its product is MTMVATRLGEARQYGARLPEIEERLALLAEASRVLADASLEPPAVMERLCGLVVPLLGSACALRLLSEDGLWLRTVASAAAVPEARVRLQALFSQRVRADEGVAAEVLDTGVAQGVEAVLVLPLRARGRALGTLTVWREAPEPASFESAEQLLLQELADRAALALDVARAYASERQARQAAEVAAGRLARLQHVTAELSEALTAARVAEVVLEQGLTVADAKAGALWGVAPDAMSAALLRCAGCTPDAAERLKRMPLEEDSPVARVLRESRPVWLTAEDALSGSERPANSSACLPLVADGRVLGALVFTFGLPHGFDDDERAFLQLVAHHAAQALARARLLEREQRARAALREAHGTLEAIIQASPTAIMLLDPDGTVRLWNPAAERMLGWTAEEVLGKVLPAVPPEHWEAFRHGLERATRGTVLDGAPLAARRRDGGAVQVAMWTGRVHPASGPPQCLSVMVDITERQRGEAAQRFLAEAGGVLAGSLEEEETLERVAHLAVPQYAEACGVFLEDESGGVRCVATAGVGDGEVPPPGLAVVSRVIQSGRPESRSGLSEGDPSYARAGGTCAYLCVPLRVRGHTLGALTFVTSKGAYDAQDLALAQELARRAALALDNASLYRDARQAIRLREEFLSIASHELKTPISALQLQVQSLLAGLTKSGAAFDPERLKRGLERVDRQVKRQTLLVNDLLDVSRLSAGKLELVLEPLELGTLVREVAERFEQEYARSGTPLELSLAPEVVGQWDRLRLDQVFTNLFSNALKYGRGNPVHVSLEVEEDRARLRVKDGGIGIAKEHLPRLFHRFERAVSERNYGGFGLGLWIARQIVEAMGGHIEVESVLGEGSTFIVELPRG